In Nostoc sp. CENA543, a single genomic region encodes these proteins:
- a CDS encoding DUF2281 domain-containing protein → MIIAEQIYAIVKGLPEEQANEVLSFAEFILAKHLMTHQSAKTLDTPVAWKELVDSLAGAWEDDFPSLEEIRTASGY, encoded by the coding sequence ATGATCATTGCTGAACAAATTTATGCAATTGTCAAAGGCCTTCCTGAAGAACAAGCCAACGAAGTTCTCTCATTTGCAGAATTCATTCTTGCTAAACATTTAATGACTCACCAATCAGCAAAGACATTAGATACTCCTGTTGCTTGGAAAGAACTGGTTGATTCACTAGCTGGGGCTTGGGAAGATGACTTCCCTTCTTTGGAAGAAATTCGTACCGCATCAGGATATTAA
- a CDS encoding UPF0182 family protein codes for MFKKWFVKLLIVFLGLWLLADIGARLGAEIFWFQEVGYVRVFLVRLVTRGGLWLLITGLTAAYLLGNLTLAQRLKYPQSAKVEEVQPELVSLSSKLQKMLSPGYTQHPQTHPREDKNLYPLKLRFLLPLALILSLLVGLMLVHYSQIAFGYWFGTDKNQMILPVRLETLWQLGIEIFSQPLYLGLVIGGAIAILIYSRFLLTAIALLFSVGLGSIMYHNWAKVLQYFQPTAFNSTDPLFGLDIKFFIFSLPFWELLEIWLMGMFLYGFVAVCLTYLLSADSLSQGIFPGFSSPQQRHLYGMGGLFMLLVSFSYWLSRYELVYSPRGVSYGASYTDVYVQLPVYNGLCGLALAIATYLLWRTIFWRAASRYRPFFFYGVGLYLLFVGVAGYILPTIVQYLVVQPNELQREEPYIQRTIALTREAFGLEAIDAQTFNPQGKLTEAALKANDLTIRNIRLWDQRPLLDTNRQLQQFRPYYRFPDADIDRYTLQEQPNPIKRQVLIAARELDYSAVPQQAQTWVNQHLIYTHGYGFTMSPVNTVAAGGLPEYFVKDIGSNEQGALTTANAAVRESIPIGQPRIYYGEITNTYVMTGTRVRELDYPSGSDNAYNTYNGLGGVRIGAPWRRALFSLYLRDWQMLFTRDFLPDTKVLFRRNIKRRIQAIAPFLRYDSDPYLVAANANSEFPGENNRLFWIVDAYTTSDRYPYSDPNNNGINYIRNSVKVVIDAYNGTVKFYIADPQDPIITTWSRIFPDLFQPLKNMPVTLQSHIRYPLDFFTIQSERLMTYHMTDPQVFYNREDQWQIPNEIYGSQARLVEPYYLITSLPTVPFEEFLLFLPYTPKERTNLIAWLAARSDGENYGKLLLYNFPKERLVYGPEQIEARINQDPVISQQISLWNRQGSRAIQGNLLVIPIEQSLLYVEPIYLEATQNSLPTLVRVVVAYENRIVMAQTLEQALRGIFQPEVTPAPAIIRPVEEPPAS; via the coding sequence ATGTTCAAAAAATGGTTTGTTAAATTACTGATAGTATTCTTGGGGCTGTGGCTATTGGCGGATATAGGTGCGCGCTTGGGTGCAGAAATTTTCTGGTTTCAGGAAGTTGGTTATGTCCGAGTGTTTTTAGTCAGGCTGGTGACACGCGGTGGTTTATGGTTGTTGATTACTGGGCTAACTGCTGCTTATCTGCTGGGAAATCTCACCTTGGCGCAACGACTCAAGTATCCCCAGTCTGCGAAAGTTGAGGAAGTACAACCAGAATTGGTGAGTTTGAGTAGTAAATTACAAAAAATGCTCAGTCCAGGATATACCCAACATCCTCAAACCCACCCCAGAGAAGACAAAAATCTTTACCCGTTAAAATTAAGGTTTTTATTACCTCTAGCTTTAATCTTGAGTTTATTAGTCGGTTTAATGCTAGTCCACTATAGTCAAATTGCTTTTGGCTATTGGTTTGGAACTGACAAAAACCAGATGATTCTTCCGGTGAGACTGGAAACACTTTGGCAATTGGGAATAGAGATTTTCAGTCAGCCTTTATATTTAGGTTTAGTAATCGGTGGCGCGATCGCTATTTTAATTTACTCTCGTTTTTTATTAACTGCGATCGCTCTCCTGTTCAGTGTTGGCTTAGGCAGTATCATGTACCACAACTGGGCTAAGGTGCTGCAATACTTCCAGCCGACAGCTTTTAACAGCACAGATCCCCTATTTGGCTTAGATATCAAGTTTTTTATCTTTTCTCTTCCCTTTTGGGAACTCTTAGAAATCTGGCTGATGGGGATGTTTTTATATGGTTTTGTCGCTGTGTGTCTCACCTATCTTTTATCAGCAGATAGTCTGAGTCAAGGTATATTCCCTGGTTTCTCATCTCCACAGCAGCGTCATTTATATGGGATGGGTGGCTTGTTCATGCTGCTGGTGAGTTTTAGTTATTGGTTGAGTCGCTATGAGTTGGTTTATTCTCCCCGTGGGGTGAGTTATGGCGCAAGTTACACTGATGTTTATGTTCAATTGCCAGTTTACAACGGTTTGTGCGGTTTAGCGTTGGCGATCGCCACCTACCTATTATGGCGGACTATCTTTTGGCGTGCGGCTTCCCGCTATCGTCCGTTTTTCTTCTATGGCGTAGGTTTATATTTACTATTTGTGGGAGTAGCCGGTTATATCCTACCCACAATCGTGCAGTATTTGGTTGTGCAACCCAACGAACTGCAACGGGAAGAACCCTATATTCAACGTACTATCGCCCTCACCAGAGAAGCATTTGGTTTAGAAGCAATTGACGCGCAAACATTCAACCCCCAAGGAAAACTCACAGAGGCGGCTCTCAAAGCCAATGATTTGACGATTCGTAACATTCGCCTTTGGGATCAGCGTCCACTTTTGGACACTAACCGCCAATTACAACAATTTCGCCCCTATTATCGCTTTCCTGATGCGGATATTGACCGCTACACCCTCCAAGAACAACCAAACCCCATCAAACGCCAGGTATTAATTGCAGCTAGGGAATTAGACTATAGTGCTGTTCCCCAACAGGCACAAACTTGGGTAAACCAACATTTAATTTATACCCACGGTTACGGGTTTACCATGAGTCCGGTGAATACAGTCGCAGCCGGAGGTTTACCAGAATATTTTGTCAAAGATATTGGTAGTAATGAACAAGGCGCACTGACTACAGCCAACGCAGCTGTGCGCGAGAGTATACCCATTGGACAGCCCCGCATTTATTACGGTGAAATTACTAATACATATGTAATGACGGGAACAAGAGTGAGAGAGTTAGACTATCCTAGTGGTAGTGATAATGCTTACAATACCTATAATGGCTTGGGTGGTGTCAGGATAGGTGCGCCGTGGCGGAGGGCGTTATTTTCCCTATATTTAAGAGATTGGCAGATGTTATTTACACGGGACTTTTTACCAGATACTAAGGTATTGTTCCGGCGGAATATCAAACGCAGAATCCAGGCGATCGCACCGTTTTTAAGATATGATAGTGACCCCTATTTAGTCGCCGCTAACGCTAACAGTGAATTTCCAGGGGAAAATAATCGTCTATTTTGGATAGTGGATGCTTACACAACTAGCGATCGCTATCCTTACTCAGACCCCAACAATAACGGTATCAATTACATTCGTAACTCTGTCAAAGTCGTAATTGATGCGTATAACGGCACAGTGAAATTTTATATCGCTGACCCACAAGATCCCATCATCACCACTTGGTCTAGGATATTTCCCGACTTGTTCCAACCCCTCAAAAATATGCCTGTGACTCTCCAAAGTCATATCCGTTATCCCCTAGATTTCTTTACCATTCAATCAGAACGGTTAATGACCTACCACATGACCGACCCGCAGGTATTTTACAACCGGGAAGACCAATGGCAAATACCCAATGAAATCTATGGTAGTCAAGCGCGTTTAGTCGAACCTTATTATTTGATTACCAGTCTTCCCACCGTTCCCTTTGAAGAATTTCTCTTATTTTTACCCTACACACCCAAAGAACGGACTAACCTGATTGCTTGGTTAGCGGCGCGATCGGATGGGGAAAATTACGGTAAATTACTGTTATATAACTTCCCCAAAGAACGCCTAGTATACGGGCCAGAACAAATAGAAGCGCGAATTAATCAAGACCCAGTCATTTCACAACAAATTTCTCTGTGGAATCGTCAAGGGTCGAGAGCCATTCAAGGGAATTTACTAGTGATTCCCATTGAACAATCATTATTGTATGTTGAACCGATTTATCTAGAAGCCACCCAAAATAGTCTTCCTACCTTAGTGAGAGTAGTGGTAGCCTACGAAAACCGCATCGTCATGGCGCAAACCTTAGAACAAGCCTTGCGGGGAATTTTCCAACCAGAAGTCACACCCGCACCAGCTATTATTCGTCCTGTAGAAGAACCTCCGGCAAGTTAA
- a CDS encoding SDR family NAD(P)-dependent oxidoreductase, whose amino-acid sequence MNQNPRKLLGKVALVTGASRGIGAAIAKRLAEDGANVAISYANSVAKAESLVQEIEAQGVKSLGFQADQADPVQVENLVKQVAAHFGRLDILVNNAGVLVRGSVGDSAIDTAALDRQWAINVGGVVTAVRTAVPLMGAGGRIISIGSCLGTHSLFSQISDYSGTKAALTGYTRGWARDLGSKGITVNIVQPGSIETDMNPSDTDFAAQQKSFIPLGRYGKPEEIAAVVAFLASPEASYITGATIDVDGGMNA is encoded by the coding sequence ATGAATCAGAACCCTCGAAAACTCTTAGGTAAGGTGGCCTTGGTCACAGGTGCTTCAAGGGGTATTGGTGCAGCGATCGCCAAGCGTCTGGCGGAAGATGGTGCAAATGTCGCCATTAGTTACGCCAACTCAGTCGCCAAAGCTGAAAGTCTGGTTCAAGAAATAGAAGCACAGGGAGTTAAATCCCTAGGCTTCCAAGCTGACCAAGCTGATCCTGTGCAGGTCGAGAATTTAGTCAAGCAGGTTGCTGCCCATTTTGGTCGTCTCGACATTCTGGTGAATAATGCGGGCGTACTCGTTCGTGGCTCCGTAGGAGACTCTGCAATCGATACTGCGGCTTTAGATCGTCAGTGGGCTATCAATGTAGGCGGTGTAGTGACTGCTGTGCGTACTGCTGTACCTTTGATGGGTGCAGGTGGAAGAATTATTTCCATCGGTTCTTGTTTGGGAACTCACTCCCTTTTTTCGCAAATCTCTGATTATTCAGGAACTAAAGCAGCCCTCACAGGTTATACCAGAGGCTGGGCGCGTGACCTTGGTAGCAAAGGAATTACAGTCAATATCGTGCAGCCTGGTTCAATTGAGACTGATATGAATCCATCAGACACTGATTTTGCTGCCCAACAAAAGTCTTTCATTCCCTTGGGACGCTACGGTAAACCAGAGGAAATCGCAGCTGTAGTAGCTTTCCTCGCCAGTCCAGAAGCTTCTTATATCACCGGTGCAACCATCGATGTTGATGGCGGCATGAATGCGTGA
- a CDS encoding NAD-dependent malic enzyme — protein sequence MTNLTPNSSFSVTLRLQIPNRVGMLAAIAQAIATTGGNIGTIDLIEQTRQVSIRDLNVDAASTEHAETIVQAVKAIPDIKLISVYDRTFNLHRGGKISIASRIPLKSVSDLAMAYTPGVGRICTAIAQDPAEVYNLTIKQNTVAIVTDGSAVLGLGNLGPHAALPVMEGKAMLFKEFAGLDAFPICLDTQDTEEIIKAVKNIAPVFGGVNLEDIAAPRCFEIERRLRQELDIPVFHDDQHGTAIVTLAALFNALKLVQKPIADIRIVINGAGAAGVAIARLLKKAGAEKIWMCDSKGIISTSRTDLNEEKQEFAVKAQGTLAGAVQGADVFIGVSAPGVLTPEMVKSMAKDPIVFAMANPIPEIQPELVSKDVAVIATGRSDYPNQINNVLAFPGVFRGALDCRAQTITTTMYLQAAIAIASLVSPAELNREHIIPSVFDPRVVTAVAAAVQQAAREEGIARS from the coding sequence ATGACGAACCTAACTCCTAATTCTAGTTTTAGTGTGACCCTGCGGTTGCAAATCCCTAATCGGGTGGGGATGTTGGCAGCGATCGCCCAAGCTATTGCTACCACTGGCGGTAATATCGGTACAATCGATTTGATTGAGCAAACCCGTCAAGTTTCCATCCGTGACTTGAATGTGGATGCAGCTAGCACTGAACACGCAGAGACAATTGTGCAAGCTGTCAAAGCTATCCCTGATATTAAACTGATCAGTGTTTACGATCGCACCTTTAACTTACACCGTGGTGGCAAAATCAGCATTGCCAGCCGCATCCCCCTGAAGAGTGTGTCTGACTTGGCAATGGCTTACACTCCTGGTGTGGGACGCATTTGTACAGCGATCGCCCAAGACCCAGCAGAAGTATATAATTTAACTATCAAACAAAATACCGTCGCTATTGTCACTGATGGCAGTGCCGTTTTAGGTTTGGGTAATCTCGGCCCCCATGCCGCTTTACCAGTGATGGAAGGTAAAGCGATGCTATTTAAGGAATTTGCGGGGTTGGACGCGTTTCCGATTTGCTTGGATACCCAAGATACAGAGGAGATTATCAAAGCCGTAAAAAATATTGCACCTGTATTTGGCGGTGTCAACTTAGAAGATATCGCAGCTCCCCGATGCTTTGAAATTGAACGGCGATTGCGTCAAGAATTAGATATACCAGTATTTCATGACGACCAACACGGCACAGCAATCGTTACCTTAGCGGCATTATTTAACGCGCTGAAATTAGTGCAGAAACCCATTGCAGACATCCGCATTGTAATTAATGGGGCTGGTGCGGCGGGAGTAGCGATCGCCCGTCTCCTTAAAAAAGCGGGAGCAGAAAAAATTTGGATGTGCGATTCTAAGGGGATTATCTCTACTAGTCGCACCGACTTAAACGAAGAAAAACAAGAATTTGCTGTCAAAGCCCAAGGTACACTAGCCGGTGCAGTCCAAGGTGCGGATGTGTTTATTGGTGTGAGTGCGCCAGGGGTATTAACACCAGAAATGGTGAAATCGATGGCTAAAGACCCCATTGTCTTTGCAATGGCGAACCCCATCCCAGAAATTCAACCGGAATTAGTCAGTAAAGATGTAGCGGTGATTGCTACCGGACGCAGTGACTACCCCAACCAAATTAATAACGTCTTAGCCTTCCCTGGTGTCTTTCGGGGTGCTTTAGATTGTCGGGCGCAGACAATCACCACCACCATGTATTTACAAGCAGCAATAGCGATCGCTTCTTTGGTGAGTCCTGCCGAGTTAAATCGAGAACACATCATTCCTTCCGTATTTGATCCGCGCGTTGTTACGGCTGTAGCGGCGGCTGTACAGCAAGCAGCCCGTGAAGAAGGAATTGCTAGGAGTTAA
- a CDS encoding alkaline phosphatase D family protein, with translation MNNQTVSFLDNLPIILAGPILKHTDSKSVTVLVVLKQACQVVLKVYDTIDDGERLNNCLLIGQRYTVALGKHLHVVAVTAVSGNGENLTSHRIYAYDLEFTLPNKTTLSLEQALSSPRFPYVSISYFQHQKPTFILPPHRLEDLHIIHASCRKPQGHGFDALPILDSLIATTKQIRDRPQQLFLTGDQIYGDDVADAFLWYASPLGDTLLGWEEQLPIGQTDRTPQELPAGTRATIATVNAGFTAGLHNKSEKVSSHLFSLGEYYAAYILAWSPVCWPDTFPDAHTITQDPDVIKFWQESVKYLRQFMATLPQVRRVLANIPTYTIFDDHDVSDDWNLNQAWCLRVLGNPLGRRVVQNALLAYAVFQAWGNTPERFAKGENGENLLKAAAAWSHFQGKNENAEKAIARYVGIPSINPHTNLPNFVLEDGVFTLERDPQVLTWNYTVTSNCHQVIVLDTRTWRGYPADAKPIAPPMLLSPSAMQQQLQAPLQQTAHHQHLTSFVIAPTNVFGLQVIDWIHHWQLKREKVFSTDVGDAWNIHFPALARLLTTLCEQRQKLVILSGDIHYSCTAKLSYTKTRNPQQPSVLVQLTASALKNEEPITRIIHTKLKNWLLPEKKRYWIGWNQPPNLQEISARKLRHHQAKNHPDWYCLLEWIPKQNRRNFHQLTDISGLVPAHKPTINPKWRWLEPFMFWRSRWFQDGREVVGVNNIASVHFDLTEVENDYQVIHDVYWFDSICSNQVVYSRFTTNFRPNNKS, from the coding sequence ATGAATAACCAAACTGTAAGCTTTTTGGATAATCTGCCAATAATTTTGGCAGGGCCAATACTGAAACATACTGACTCAAAATCAGTAACTGTACTGGTGGTACTCAAACAAGCTTGTCAGGTGGTACTTAAGGTTTATGACACCATAGATGATGGTGAAAGGCTAAATAATTGCTTACTCATCGGGCAACGTTATACAGTTGCGCTGGGAAAACATTTACACGTTGTAGCGGTTACGGCTGTGTCTGGCAATGGGGAAAATTTAACGAGCCATCGCATCTACGCCTATGATTTAGAATTTACCCTACCAAACAAAACTACACTCAGCCTCGAACAAGCTTTATCTTCTCCCCGTTTTCCTTACGTTAGTATTAGTTACTTCCAACATCAAAAACCAACTTTCATTCTCCCACCACACCGCCTCGAAGATTTACATATTATCCATGCGTCCTGTCGGAAACCCCAAGGTCACGGATTTGATGCTTTACCAATTTTAGATAGCTTAATTGCCACCACCAAACAAATTCGCGATCGCCCCCAGCAACTATTCCTCACAGGTGATCAAATTTATGGTGATGATGTCGCAGATGCTTTTTTGTGGTACGCCAGCCCCTTGGGAGATACTTTACTAGGATGGGAAGAACAACTACCCATCGGTCAAACTGATCGTACACCCCAAGAATTACCAGCCGGAACCAGAGCGACAATAGCCACAGTCAACGCAGGCTTTACGGCGGGATTACACAATAAATCAGAGAAAGTCTCTAGCCATCTTTTCAGTTTGGGTGAATACTACGCTGCTTATATCCTTGCTTGGTCGCCAGTCTGCTGGCCGGATACTTTTCCCGATGCCCACACCATTACTCAAGACCCTGATGTGATCAAGTTTTGGCAAGAGTCCGTTAAATATCTCCGTCAATTCATGGCCACACTACCACAAGTCCGCCGTGTCTTGGCGAATATTCCCACATACACTATTTTTGATGACCATGATGTCAGTGATGATTGGAACTTAAATCAGGCTTGGTGTTTGCGGGTGTTGGGAAATCCTCTAGGGCGAAGAGTAGTCCAGAATGCTTTATTAGCCTATGCAGTGTTTCAGGCTTGGGGGAATACACCAGAACGATTTGCTAAGGGTGAAAACGGCGAAAATTTACTGAAAGCGGCTGCGGCTTGGTCACATTTTCAAGGCAAGAACGAAAACGCAGAGAAAGCGATCGCCCGCTATGTCGGTATACCCAGTATTAATCCCCACACTAATTTACCTAATTTTGTCTTAGAAGATGGAGTATTTACCTTAGAACGCGATCCCCAAGTTTTGACTTGGAATTATACCGTCACCAGCAATTGTCACCAAGTCATTGTTTTAGACACCAGGACTTGGCGGGGATATCCAGCCGATGCCAAACCCATCGCCCCACCAATGTTATTGTCTCCCAGCGCGATGCAACAACAATTACAAGCACCTTTACAACAAACAGCACACCATCAACATCTCACCTCATTTGTGATCGCGCCTACCAATGTTTTTGGTTTGCAAGTCATTGATTGGATTCACCACTGGCAATTAAAACGCGAAAAAGTGTTTTCTACAGATGTAGGGGATGCTTGGAATATTCATTTTCCCGCATTAGCAAGACTATTAACAACTCTGTGTGAACAACGCCAAAAACTGGTCATTCTTTCTGGTGATATTCACTATAGTTGCACAGCTAAGTTATCTTATACCAAGACTCGTAATCCTCAACAACCATCTGTTTTAGTACAGTTAACTGCCAGTGCCTTAAAAAATGAAGAACCAATCACTAGAATCATTCACACCAAATTGAAAAATTGGTTATTACCAGAAAAAAAGAGATATTGGATAGGCTGGAATCAACCACCGAATCTACAAGAAATTTCAGCCAGAAAACTGCGTCATCATCAAGCTAAAAATCATCCTGATTGGTATTGTTTATTAGAATGGATACCAAAACAAAACAGAAGAAATTTCCACCAGCTTACAGATATATCTGGTTTAGTACCTGCCCACAAACCTACTATCAACCCTAAATGGCGATGGTTAGAACCTTTCATGTTTTGGCGATCGCGCTGGTTTCAAGATGGTAGAGAAGTAGTAGGTGTAAATAACATCGCCTCAGTGCATTTTGATTTAACAGAAGTAGAAAATGACTACCAAGTTATTCATGATGT
- a CDS encoding P-loop NTPase fold protein gives MPLDLEKFYQACNPSRPLMMGNNSDRRYYIDFASVRGGKIIEALLRTITRISPNSPTCQLFTGHLGCGKSTELLRLKAELEEAQFHVVYFESTHVLEMADVDVTDILLAIAGQVSESLEAMKIRLKPNYFTKLFSEVMDFLQTPIDLGVEAELSVGIAKITAKTKESPQLRRRLRDYLEPRTQGILQSINQELLERADKELKAKGKKGLVVIVDNLDRVAIRPLPSGRSLPEYLFIDRGEQLRKLHCHVVYTIPLALTFSNDSAELQHRLGGGVAPKVLPMIPVRLRSGEIFQQGLDLMRQMVLARAFPDIQPSDRLSLITEVFDNLETLDRLCLISGGHVRDLLGLLFDCLREQDPPFEKACVELVIQRQRDYRANPIDSQEWELIFQVVKQQRVRGDIEYHTLLRSLFVFEYRDHQGVWFAVNPVLAETPKFKSWLKDNSQ, from the coding sequence ATGCCCTTAGATTTAGAAAAATTCTATCAGGCTTGTAATCCCAGCAGACCGTTGATGATGGGAAATAACAGCGATCGCCGATACTATATTGATTTTGCATCGGTGCGGGGCGGTAAAATTATTGAAGCACTGCTGCGTACTATTACTCGCATTTCTCCCAATTCACCCACCTGTCAGTTATTTACAGGACACTTGGGTTGCGGTAAATCTACGGAACTATTGCGCTTGAAGGCGGAGTTAGAAGAGGCGCAATTTCATGTAGTGTACTTTGAGTCTACCCATGTCCTAGAAATGGCGGATGTGGATGTCACTGATATTTTACTAGCGATCGCTGGACAGGTGAGCGAAAGTCTGGAAGCAATGAAAATCCGCCTCAAGCCTAACTACTTTACTAAGTTATTTAGTGAGGTGATGGATTTTCTGCAAACTCCCATTGATTTGGGGGTAGAAGCGGAATTATCAGTGGGAATTGCCAAAATTACCGCCAAAACAAAAGAAAGTCCCCAATTGCGTCGCCGTTTGCGAGATTACCTCGAACCCCGCACCCAGGGAATTTTGCAATCAATTAACCAAGAACTCTTAGAACGGGCTGATAAGGAACTCAAAGCCAAGGGGAAAAAAGGCCTAGTTGTAATTGTCGATAACTTAGATAGAGTCGCCATTCGTCCTTTACCATCGGGGCGATCGCTGCCAGAATATTTATTTATCGATAGGGGTGAACAATTGCGTAAGCTCCATTGTCATGTAGTTTACACCATCCCCTTAGCTTTAACCTTTTCCAACGACAGCGCGGAACTACAACACCGTTTAGGTGGTGGAGTCGCACCGAAGGTATTACCGATGATTCCCGTCAGGTTACGTTCTGGGGAGATTTTCCAGCAAGGCTTAGATTTGATGCGTCAAATGGTTTTAGCTAGGGCTTTCCCTGACATTCAACCGAGCGATCGCTTAAGCTTAATTACAGAGGTATTCGATAATTTAGAAACACTAGATAGATTGTGCCTGATCAGTGGTGGTCATGTGCGCGATTTATTGGGGTTGCTGTTTGACTGTCTGCGAGAACAAGATCCACCCTTTGAAAAAGCATGTGTCGAGTTAGTCATTCAAAGACAACGAGACTACCGCGCTAACCCTATCGATAGCCAAGAGTGGGAGTTAATCTTCCAAGTGGTCAAACAACAACGGGTTAGGGGAGATATAGAATACCATACCTTATTGCGTAGTTTATTTGTCTTTGAATACCGCGACCATCAAGGGGTTTGGTTTGCTGTCAATCCAGTTTTAGCCGAGACACCAAAATTTAAGTCATGGTTGAAGGACAATTCCCAGTAG